The Rufibacter sp. DG15C region CGGCCTTTACCAGGTACTTGTCCTGGATCACGGTCATACGACCCCCCGACAGAGCGGCGGCTTTTTGCATCTCGGCCTCGGCCCAATTGCGGGCGGCGCCTATGCCTTTCTTCTTGTCTTTGACAGAGCTGAGTGAGTGCCGGGTCTCAAAACTTACCAGGCCGCGCACCAGGCGCTCCAGTTCTTGGGCAGAGACCTCTTCGGTCATTTTCTTGATAACCGGGTCTGTTCTTACAATGGATTGTGCCTGCGAGAAAGGAGCGCTAAAAAGTACGCCCACGGTGCAAAGGCCCGCCAAGGCAATAGTAGAAAATGTACGCATGGTTGTTTGAGTGGTGTGGGTTTGGGTCTTAGAGCAAATAAAGCACCGCAGGTTTAAAGCAATAACCAGCTGTGTCTTATTTGTTCTTATTCAGTTGGGTAATTTCTGCATTAATCCCCAGAAACTCAATCTTGACAAAATGCCACACTTCTCATCCCAAGCCGTTTTTAACCTCTTTTCCAGAATACAGCCCAAAAACGAATGACAAGCGCAGAGAAAAGTCTTGTGTCTTACGTCTTGAATCTTGCATCTCTAAACTGTTCTCCGTGGAACATTTTGAGGGCAAGCAACGCGTCTGCGTATTAGTACGTTCTAGTTTTGTCACCAACCCAAGAAAACTATGAGCGCCAATGTAGCCCCCGGAAAAGAATTCTTAGACAGTGTCCATTACTACTATGACAATGCGGCCAAGCACTCCAACCTCAATCCCGGCATTCTGGCGCAGATAAGGACGTGCAACAGCGTGTACAAAGTGAATTTTCCGGTGGAGATTAACGGCGAGGTACAGGTGTTTGAGGGAATCCGCGCCCAGCACAGTCACCACAAGCTGCCCACCAAAGGCGGTATCAGGTACAGCATGCACGTAGACGAGGACGAAGTAGTAGCTCTGGCCACACTCATGACTTTTAAATGCGCCGTGGTAGACGTGCCCTTTGGCGGAGCCAAGGGCGGCGTGAAAATCAACCCCAGAACCTCCTCTGTGGAATTACTGGAGAAGGTGACCAGACGCTTTGCCAGTGAGCTCATCAAAAAGAACCTGATTGGCCCCGCCATGGACGTACCCGCGCCAGACTACGGCACCGGGGCCCGCGAAATGGCCTGGATAGCAGATACCTACCATACCTTCAAATACGGCGAGACCAACGCGCTAGGCTGCGTCACCGGTAAACCGGTAGGCCAAGGCGGAATCAGGGGCCGGACCGAGGCGACGGGTTTGGGCGTGTTCTTCGGGCTGCGCGAGGCTTTGTCAGATTCAGAGATTTTGAAGCCGCTGGGCCTTTCACAGGGCATTGAAGGCAAGCGCATCATTGTGCAGGGACTAGGGAACGTAGGCTACCACGCGGCTATTTACTGCCAAAAGGCGGGTGCCGTCATCACGGGCATTGCCGAGCGTGAGGGCGGTATCTTCAACCCGAACGGCATTGACGTGGACGAGGTCATGCAGTACCGTCAGCAGCACGGCTCCCTGAAAGGCTTCCATAACTGTACTTTCTTGGA contains the following coding sequences:
- a CDS encoding Glu/Leu/Phe/Val dehydrogenase yields the protein MSANVAPGKEFLDSVHYYYDNAAKHSNLNPGILAQIRTCNSVYKVNFPVEINGEVQVFEGIRAQHSHHKLPTKGGIRYSMHVDEDEVVALATLMTFKCAVVDVPFGGAKGGVKINPRTSSVELLEKVTRRFASELIKKNLIGPAMDVPAPDYGTGAREMAWIADTYHTFKYGETNALGCVTGKPVGQGGIRGRTEATGLGVFFGLREALSDSEILKPLGLSQGIEGKRIIVQGLGNVGYHAAIYCQKAGAVITGIAEREGGIFNPNGIDVDEVMQYRQQHGSLKGFHNCTFLESSAELLEHECDVLLPAALENVIHQDNAARIKAKIIAEGANGPVTQEAERILLSRGVIIIPDLYLNAGGVTVSYFEWLKNLSNVRFGRMGKRAEEASLKRLVDTIEKNTGKSLSPEEKELIIHGADERDLVYSGLEDTMITAYHEIREVTRQKSTITDLRTAGFYSAIEKIGVSYQSLGIFP